A segment of the Eleutherodactylus coqui strain aEleCoq1 chromosome 6, aEleCoq1.hap1, whole genome shotgun sequence genome:
GGTTTTACTAATATGTCTGATTATACTAACGCCTCTTCCAAGAATTATGCAATTGAAAAGATCATGTTTTTGCTTTGCCTGTATCTGAGCTGTATCTCTTTTCTTGCTCTAATGTCACCTTGTCACCACACAGGGGTTCCAGCCAACTCAAACACATTCAGTCTGAAAGGTGAAAAAGGTATTGTGGGACTCCCAGGCTCAATGGGGAAAACTGGGCCCAAGGGACCTCCTGGCCCTCCAGGAGACAAAGGCGAAGTGGGCACTGCTGGGGACGGCGGAATGTCAGGCAACCACAAGCACCAATATCAGTCAGCTTTCACAATGGCAAGAGCTACAGAAAGTCATCCTGCAAAGAACACAGCCATCGTATTTAACAGAGCCATCACCAATGACCACCAAGACTACAATGTAACCTCAGGGATGTTTGTGTGCCGGATCCCTGGACTGTATTACTTTGTGTATCACGCTTCACATTCTTCCAACCTGTGTGTCTCTCTGTATGCAGCCAATGAGAAAAAGGCCAGCTTCTGTGACCATATGTCCAACACCCAGCAGGTCACATCAGGGGGAGCGCTGGTCCAGCTGCAGAGAGACCAAGAGGTGTGGTTGTCTGTCAATGATTACAATGGTATGATTGGGATCCAGGATAATGACAGTGTCTTCTCAGGGTTCCTTGTGTTTCCAGATTAAAGCTTTTCCTGAGCATGTCTTCCATGATGGTGCAATGGCAGATTAGTTTGTCTGTAGGCTAAGCCTGGCCATAGAGATGAGATAATTGATGTTCAACCAACAGCAATTTCCCACCATAAACATTGTAGACTGGGTTCATCCATGCGTGCTTATTTATGAGTTGGGTGGAATACAACAAGCTACTCCAAGACCCTTATGTCACCTTCTGACTCCTCTGTTCCATCAGGACACCTCTATCCCACTCTGTACTTCTCTGGACTCTTCTCTCTCCCTTCCAGATTTGTCTGTCCTCTCTCCTATGCTTCCCttacagacccctctgtcctctctCCAGACTCCTATGCCCCCCCTCCAAACCTCTCTCATCCCTCTCCATACTCACATGTTTACCTTCAAGACCCCTCTGTATCTGCTCTAGACCCCTCTGTTCACTCTCCTGACATTTCTGCACCCCTCCATCTTCTTTGGACCCCTCTACTCCCCTCCAGATCACTGTCCCCTCTCCAAACCCTTCAGTCCCTATCATACATGTTCTGCATGCACCCAACCCTTATCACACATTCTGTAGGCACCAGACCTCCAGTGTACATGTTCTGTATTAACCCA
Coding sequences within it:
- the C1QC gene encoding complement C1q subcomponent subunit C, producing the protein MLLGGGIIFLTLLTWVESSDMLCASAVPGMPGIPGIPGRDGRDGQKGAKGEKGVPANSNTFSLKGEKGIVGLPGSMGKTGPKGPPGPPGDKGEVGTAGDGGMSGNHKHQYQSAFTMARATESHPAKNTAIVFNRAITNDHQDYNVTSGMFVCRIPGLYYFVYHASHSSNLCVSLYAANEKKASFCDHMSNTQQVTSGGALVQLQRDQEVWLSVNDYNGMIGIQDNDSVFSGFLVFPD